In Mangifera indica cultivar Alphonso chromosome 1, CATAS_Mindica_2.1, whole genome shotgun sequence, a single genomic region encodes these proteins:
- the LOC123194832 gene encoding protein TERMINAL FLOWER 1, translating into MARIVDPLVVGRVIGDVLDSFSPTITMFVSYNNRQVCNGHELLPSTVSFRPRVEIQGGDMRTFFTLVMTDPDVPGPSDPYLREHLHWPVANIPGTTDVTFGRELVSYEIPRPNIGIHRFVFALFRQKGRQIFNPPSSRDNFSTRIFAAENDLGPPVAAVYFNAQRETAARRR; encoded by the exons ATGGCAAGAATAGTAGACCCTCTTGTTGTGGGGAGAGTGATAGGAGATGTTCTTGATTCTTTCTCTCCAACAATCACAATGTTTGTAAGTTACAATAACAGGCAAGTCTGTAATGGCCATGAGCTTTTACCTTCCACAGTTTCCTTCAGACCTAGGGTTGAGATTCAAGGAGGTGATATGAGAACTTTCTTTACACTG GTGATGACAGACCCAGATGTTCCTGGACCTAGTGATCCTTACTTAAGGGAGCACCTGCACTG GCCAGTGGCAAACATACCAGGAACAACAGATGTCACATTTG GGAGGGAACTGGTGAGTTATGAGATACCAAGGCCAAATATAGGCATCCACAGATTTGTTTTTGCTCTATTCAGGCAGAAAGGTAGACAGATATTTAACCCACCTTcttcaagggataacttcagcACTCGAATTTTCGCTGCTGAAAACGATCTCGGTCCTCCTGTTGCTGCCGTCTACTTCAACGCACAAAGAGAAACTGCAGCTAGAAGACGCTAA